CGATGGAACCGTGGTCTGTGGAACTTGTTGTTGATTCTATGTAAACACCTCTATATTGCCATGGACCTAATGGGCTGCTGCTTACAGCGTACGCCATTTGATTTCCTTTATGTGCATTGCTATTACTATAATTGTTGGCATACGATAAGTAGTACATTCCATTTCGCTTATGCACCCAGGTTGCTTCATGAAAATCCTGTAAGCCATCCATACTTTTCATCTGCCCGTCAATCTCCATCATATTAGATTTCAGCTTTCCTCCTTTACACGTGCCGCCGCCACCGTAATACAAATAAGCTTGTCCGTCATCGTCAACAAATATGCAAGGATCGATCAATGATTCTAATCCGTCAATATATTTTTGAAAAGTAAAATTGGCTGCAGGTTCAGAACTTGTTGCTACTCCAATTTTCCAATTTGTATTCCATGGTGAATCTACCGCATGAGGAAAGTATAAATAATAAGTTCCATTCTTATAAGCGCAATCAGGTGCCCACATAAAAGAGCCTTCGGACGTACCCGGGTATTGCAATGTATTTACCTGGCTTGCTTCCAGCACCTGCCCATGATCAGTCCAATGCACCATATCATCGGTAGAAAACACATGATATTTATCCATCCAGTTACAACCGTAAGCCGGTGGTATATCATGCGAAGCATATACATATAATCTTCCATCTGCCCATACATGCGCCGATGGATCAGCAGTGTACATGTCCGTTATGAAAGGATTTTTATGGTTCGCATCAAAATACCTCCATGCCGCATAATTACTTGTATCGACAGTAGTAGTTGTATCTGTAGGAGGCGGAGGTGGAGTACCTGTGGTGCTGCTTTTGGAACAGCTAACCAATACTATTAATATAAACGCAACAAAAATCGATCTGCTCTTATTCATAAGTTTATTTATTTTTTACTCGCCACAGAATCTTTTAATCCTGATGTTTGAACTACCATTTTAATGGTACCATCTTCATTGTAATATAATTTATCTACGCAAACAGAACGCAACCAATCCTGGTGCGATAAGGCACTGTTATGATAGAAAGAATACCATTGTCCTTTGTATTTTACAATAGAACCATGATTGGTATAGCTATCCGTTGGCTCCATATAAATGCCTTTATACTCCCACGGACCTAACGGGCTTTTGCTTACCGCATAATTCATCCTGTTATGCTTACCGTCTTTGTCATGATTATCTGAGTAAGATAAGTAATACAATCCATCTTTTTTATGTACCCATGTAGCTTCATGAAAATCCTGTAAGCCTTCCATGGTTTTCATTTCGCCATCAACTTCCGTCATATTATCTTTTAACTTACCCCCTTTGCAGGTTCCACCGCCACCATAATAAAAATATGCCTGTCCGTCATCATCAATAAACACACAAGGATCTATCATTGATTCTAACCCTTGTATATAACCCTGTACCTTAAAATCGCTGGCAGGCTTATCACTAACGGCTACGCCTATCTTCCAGGTTTTGTTCCAATCTGTTCCGCTTGGGTGAGGAAAATAGAAATAATATTTCCCATTTTTATATGCACAATCCGGCGCCCACATAAAACCACCTTCGGTTCTGCCCCAGGGAACCTGGCTGGCACGTAATATTTCTCCATGATCTTTCCAATGGATCATATCATTAGTAGAAAATACATGATATTGATCCATCAGGTCGCAACCTCTTGCAGGATAAATATCATGCGAAGCATATACATACAATCTTCCATCTGCCCATACATGCGCTGATGGATCAGCGGTGTACATATCCCGTATGATCGGGTTGCTTATAGAAGCCTTTACCTTTTTATTTTGTTTTATCCAGGAGATCGTTCCTGTTACAACAACACCTACAACAATCAATATTGCTATTGCTTTTACTTTTGCTGTTACGTTTCCTGCTCTCATATAAACCGCTTTATCATTTGTTTAAAGAAGGCAGAAAACAGATCACTCTTGTTTCCTGCCATTCGCTGCTAATTGAGAAAACTACTGCTACCTATTTTAATTATTTACGTTGAATAATAATATTATCAATTCCAAACGTATAATCAACTGCAACCTTATCTGTTGACCAGAAGAATATTTTGAAATAATTCATGGCTGTCAGATCTGGACCACCATCGCCTGATACATACCCGTCTGAAAGATTAAGCTTGACAAGATTCCAGCCATTGTTCAATGTTGGGATTATGTTTGCTAAGCCCCAACCTACACGATTTTTATCCGGGTCTTTTGCACTACTGAATTGTATCTGTCCATCTAATTTTAAAATAGAAACATCAGGAACAAAGAACCAGAATTGCAATTGACCGTTATCTATGGTTACTTTAGTATCAACATTGGTTGGCAAGGTTTTAATGAATTGTAAAAAGTCGTTACCTGTTTTCAATGTTCCTTGTAAGTAACCTGCTCCTTCTTTTTGTCCTGCAGTAGCAATAACAGGAGTACCCACTGTTTCCCAACCATCTGCCGCATCGCAATTGTCTATTACAACCGGAGGTGGTGGTGGTACCGCAACTACTTTAATATCATCGATACCAAAGGTTTGATCTGCTGCCGGTTTATTGTTAAGCCAGAAGAACATTTTAAAATAATTCATGGCTGTCAGATCAGGACCACCATCGCCTGATACATACGCATCGGCAAAATTTAATTTTATCAGGTTCCAACCATTGTTCAATGTTGGGATTATATTTGCTAATCCCCAGCCAATACGATTTTTATCGGGATCTTTTGCACTACCAAATTGTATCTGTCCATCTAATTTCATTAAAGAAACATCCGGAACATAGAACCAGAATTGCAATTGACCGGTTGTCATTGTTACTTTGGTATCAACATTAGTTGCTAAGGTTTTAATGAACTGTAAGAAGTCATTATCAGGATGAATAGTTCCTTGTAAATAACCGGTACCTTGCTTTTGTCCTGTTGTTGCGATAACAGGTGTACCTACTGTTTCCCAGCCATCGATCGCATCTGCAGGATCGATCTCTACACTATTGTCCGGTGGTGGTGTGGTGGTTTGTTTTCTTTTAAATTGAATGCCATCTATTGCGCAAACAAAATCTGCAGTTGT
The Ferruginibacter albus DNA segment above includes these coding regions:
- a CDS encoding family 43 glycosylhydrolase: MNKSRSIFVAFILIVLVSCSKSSTTGTPPPPPTDTTTTVDTSNYAAWRYFDANHKNPFITDMYTADPSAHVWADGRLYVYASHDIPPAYGCNWMDKYHVFSTDDMVHWTDHGQVLEASQVNTLQYPGTSEGSFMWAPDCAYKNGTYYLYFPHAVDSPWNTNWKIGVATSSEPAANFTFQKYIDGLESLIDPCIFVDDDGQAYLYYGGGGTCKGGKLKSNMMEIDGQMKSMDGLQDFHEATWVHKRNGMYYLSYANNYSNSNAHKGNQMAYAVSSSPLGPWQYRGVYIESTTSSTDHGSIVQFKGKWYAFYHNSAISNYDWLRSVCVDTLGYYDNGLIKKVIQTTGN
- a CDS encoding family 43 glycosylhydrolase, which translates into the protein MRAGNVTAKVKAIAILIVVGVVVTGTISWIKQNKKVKASISNPIIRDMYTADPSAHVWADGRLYVYASHDIYPARGCDLMDQYHVFSTNDMIHWKDHGEILRASQVPWGRTEGGFMWAPDCAYKNGKYYFYFPHPSGTDWNKTWKIGVAVSDKPASDFKVQGYIQGLESMIDPCVFIDDDGQAYFYYGGGGTCKGGKLKDNMTEVDGEMKTMEGLQDFHEATWVHKKDGLYYLSYSDNHDKDGKHNRMNYAVSKSPLGPWEYKGIYMEPTDSYTNHGSIVKYKGQWYSFYHNSALSHQDWLRSVCVDKLYYNEDGTIKMVVQTSGLKDSVASKK